The following coding sequences are from one Arthrobacter sp. 24S4-2 window:
- the gndA gene encoding NADP-dependent phosphogluconate dehydrogenase — MSAHIGVTGLAVMGANLARNLARNGFTVALHNRSVEKTDALLEKHGHDGDFVRTETLQELVDSLEKPRRVLIMVKAGKPVDSVIEQLEPLLEAGDIIIDAGNSHYEDTRRREAALAKKDLHFVGIGVSGGEEGALNGPSIMPGGSKESYDALGPLLEKIAAHVDGQPCCAWIGTDGAGHFVKMVHNGIEYADMQVIGEAFDLLRSGAGIEPAEQSKIFAEWNKGELASFLIEISAEVLGHVDTRTGKPFVDVVVDAAGQKGTGRWTVISALELGSPTSGIAESVFARALSSQAEQRKLAQELLAGEEIAVEVPETFVEDVRQALYASKLVSYAQGLDMLTSAAKEYGWDLKLDEIASLWRGGCIIRAELLKEITKAYAAEDKPANLLFAPAFTKAIAEVLPAWRRVVATAVQLGIPVPVFSSSLAYYDGLRRKRLPAAVIQGQRDLFGAHTYGRVDAEGTFHTLWGEDKSEIEAVDTH; from the coding sequence ATGTCAGCACACATCGGTGTCACCGGCCTTGCGGTGATGGGGGCCAACCTCGCCCGCAACCTGGCCCGTAACGGCTTCACCGTTGCCCTGCACAACAGGTCTGTTGAGAAGACTGACGCGCTGCTGGAAAAGCACGGACACGACGGCGACTTCGTGCGTACCGAAACCCTCCAGGAGCTTGTGGATTCCCTGGAGAAGCCCCGCCGCGTACTCATCATGGTCAAGGCCGGCAAGCCGGTTGACTCCGTGATCGAGCAGCTTGAACCCCTGCTGGAAGCAGGCGACATCATCATCGACGCCGGCAACTCGCACTACGAGGACACCCGCCGCCGCGAAGCCGCCCTCGCCAAGAAGGACCTGCACTTCGTGGGCATCGGTGTCTCCGGCGGTGAGGAAGGCGCCCTGAACGGCCCGTCCATCATGCCCGGCGGATCCAAGGAGTCCTATGACGCCCTCGGACCGCTGCTGGAAAAGATCGCCGCCCACGTTGACGGCCAGCCCTGCTGCGCCTGGATCGGCACCGACGGCGCCGGCCACTTCGTCAAGATGGTCCACAACGGCATCGAGTACGCCGATATGCAGGTCATCGGCGAAGCCTTCGACCTGCTGCGCTCCGGCGCGGGCATAGAACCGGCCGAGCAGTCCAAGATTTTCGCCGAGTGGAACAAGGGCGAGCTCGCCTCCTTCCTGATCGAAATCTCCGCCGAGGTCCTCGGCCACGTCGACACCCGCACGGGCAAGCCGTTCGTCGACGTCGTCGTGGACGCGGCCGGCCAGAAGGGCACCGGCCGCTGGACGGTCATCTCCGCCCTCGAGCTGGGATCCCCGACGTCGGGCATCGCCGAATCGGTCTTCGCCCGTGCGCTTTCGTCCCAGGCCGAACAGCGCAAGCTGGCCCAGGAACTGCTCGCCGGCGAGGAAATCGCCGTCGAGGTTCCGGAAACCTTCGTCGAAGACGTTCGCCAGGCGCTGTACGCCTCCAAGCTGGTTTCCTACGCCCAGGGCCTGGACATGCTGACCTCCGCAGCCAAGGAATACGGCTGGGACCTGAAGCTGGACGAGATCGCCTCGCTGTGGCGCGGCGGCTGCATCATCCGTGCGGAACTGCTGAAGGAAATCACCAAGGCGTACGCCGCGGAGGATAAGCCGGCCAACCTGCTGTTCGCTCCGGCCTTCACCAAGGCCATCGCCGAGGTCCTGCCGGCATGGCGCCGTGTAGTTGCCACGGCCGTGCAGCTGGGCATCCCCGTACCGGTGTTCTCCTCCTCGCTGGCTTACTACGACGGCCTGCGCCGCAAGCGCCTGCCGGCCGCTGTGATCCAGGGCCAGCGCGACCTCTTCGGTGCGCACACCTACGGCCGTGTTGACGCAGAGGGTACGTTCCACACCCTGTGGGGCGAGGACAAGTCCGAAATCGAGGCAGTGGACACCCACTAG